The segment GCGCGGTGCGGACGGCCGCTACCGCGGCGTGCATATCGGCCCGGCGCGCCGCATGCGGGTGCGTGACATCGCCAGCGCCATTGCCAGCAGCCTTCCCGGCGTGATGCTGGAGGACAAAGGCATGGCCGTGGCCCTGCATTGCCGGGCCGCGCCGTGGCAGTTCGACGCCTTGCGCGAAAGCGTGGAAGCGACGCTGCCCGCGCTCGCCGGCTACGAAATGCAGCCCGGCAACGAGGTCATCGAGCTGAAACCCGAAGGCATGGACAAGGGCAAGGCCGTAGCGACCCTGCTTACCGCCAGGCCGTTCCACGGACGACAGCCGGTCTACCTCGGCGACGACCTCACCGATGAACATGGATTTGCCACCACCAATCTCGAAAGCGGATTGAGCGTGCGCGTGGGTTATCGCGAGCCCAGCCTCGCCCGCTATGCCTTGCCGGAGCCTGCCGCCGCGCGGGCCTGGCTGTTCCGCGTATTGCACGCACTCAAGCATGGAGCCCTCTCGCATGCCCATTCCTCAGGAGGAATCGCCTGAATCGCCCGGCACCCAGTCCAGCCTGGCGCTGGGTGTCATCGGCAACGGCAGCGTTGCCGCGCTGATCGATGGAAAAGGCCGCATCGTCTGGTGCTGCCTGCCTCGCTTCGACGGAGACGCGAGCTTCTGCGCGCTGTTGTCGCCACGCTGTGAAGGCGGCGACTGGACGATCCAGCTCGAGGACTTCGAGCGCGCGGAACAGCACTACATGGTCAATACCGCGGTGCTGGTCACCCGCCTTTACGACCGGCAGGGCGCCGGTGTCGAGATCGTCGACTACATGCCGCGCTTTCGTTCCCGCGGCCGCTTCTACCATCCGGTCATGATCGCACGGCGCGTTCGCCCGATCGGCGGCGCGCCGCGCATCCGCGTGCTGCTGCGCCCCCTGTGCGATTACGGCGCCAACCGTCCACAGACCACCTCCGGCAGCAACCACATCCGCTTCCTGCTGAGTGGCGTGGTGCAGCGGCTCACCAGCGATGTCGCCTCGCCGATGATCGAACGCGGCCTGCCCTTCATCCTGGAAAAACCGGCACACTTCGTGTTCGGCCCCGATGAAACGCTGATGCACAGCGCGGCCGACTTCATCCATCACACCCTGGAACGCACGCTGGCCTACTGGCGCGAGTGGGTGCGCAACCTGTCGGTTCCGTACGAGTGGCAGGAAGCGGTGATCCGCGCGGCGATCACGCTCAAGCTTTGCCAGTACGAAGCCACCGGCGCGATCGTGGCCGCGCTCACCACGTCGATTCCCGAATCGGCGAATTCCCAGCGCAACTGGGATTACCGTTTCTGCTGGCTGCGCGATGCGGCCTTCACCGTGCGCGCGCTCAACCGCCTTGGCGCCACGCGCAGCATGGAGGAATACATCCGCTACGTGTTCAACCTGGTGGCGGCCGATGGGGAACGCGAGATCGGCCCGGTATTCGGCATCACCTTCGAGCACGAGCTCACCGAAACGCAGGTGGACAGCCTCGCCGGCTACCGCAACATGGGACCGGTGCGCGTGGGCAACGATGCGTGGCGGCAGCGACAGAACGATGTCTATGGCTCCGTGGTGCTCGCCTCCGCGCAGACGTTCTTCGATCGCCGACTGGAGCATCCCGGCGACGAGCTCACCTTTCGCCGCCTCGAACGCATGGGCCAGATGGCCCTGCGCATGGCCGAGGAGCCGGACGCGGGGCTGTGGGAGTTCCGCGGACGCACCGCGGTACACACCTATTCCGCCGCGATGTGCTGGGCGGCCTGCGACCGTCTCGCCCACATGGCCACCGAGCTTGGCCTGGACGATCCCGCACGCTATTGGCACAACGAAGCCGTGGCCCTGCACGAGCGCATCATGAAGCGTGCGTGGAACGAGAAGCTGGGCACGTTCGTCGACGCCTATGACGGCGAACACCTCGACGCGAGCCTGCTGCTGCTTGCCGACATCGGCTTCATCGAAGCGATGGATCAACGCTTCATCGCCACGGTGGACGCGATCGGCGAGGCGCTCGGCCGCGGCGACTACCTGTTCCGTTACATCGCGCCGGACGACTTCGGCGCCCCGGAAACCAGCTTCAACATCTGCACGTTCTGGTACATCGAGGCGCTCGCCGCGACCGGCCGGAAGGAACGTGCGCGCACGATGTTCGAGCACATGCTCACCCAGCGAAATCCGCTGGGCCTGCTGTCGGAAGACATCGCGCCCAGCAGCGGCGAGCACTGGGGCAATTTTCCGCAAACCTATTCGATGGTCGGCCTGATCCAGGCCGCCATGCGCCTGTCGAGGCGCTGGGAGGATGCACTGTGATGGTTGGGCGTAGTAGTGGTGGCCAGGGACGGTTGATCGTGGTTTCCAATCGCGTGGCATTGCCGGATCAGACGGCGACGGGCGGGCTGGCATCGGCCATGCGCGCGGCACTGCAGGAACGCGGGGGCTTGTGGTTCGGCTGGAGCGGCAAGGTGGCACGCCAGACCGGCGGCGAGGTGCACCGGATCAAGGACGGCATCGTGGAATACGCCACCATCGACCTGTCGCGCGCGGATCACGACGATTTCTACAACGGCTTCGCCAACCGCACCCTGTGGCCGCTGCTGCATTACCGACCCGACCTGGTCGATTACGACCGCAAGCATCTGGCCGGCTATCTGCGCGTCAACAACCTGTTCGCCGAAGAGCTGATGTCGTTGATCGGGCCGCACGACCTGGTGTGGATCAACGATTTCCACCTGATCCCCCTCGCCGCGATGCTGCGCGAACGCGGCATCCGCAATCGCATCGGTTTCTTCCTGCATACGCCGCTGCCGGCCGCCGGCCTGTTGATTGCCCTGCCGCGCCATCGCGAACTGCTGGAAACGCTGGCCAGCTACGACCTTGTCGGCCTGCATACGCCACGTGATCGGCGTGCGCTGGAGGAATATTTCCTGCACGAAGTGGGCGCGACGATGCGGCGCGACGGACGTCTGCAAACGCCGGGCGGGCGCATGTTCCGCGCCGAGGTGTTTCCCATCGGCATCGACACGCGGGAGGTCGCCGACAGCGCCAGCCACGCCAACGAGCATGAGGAGATCCATCAACTGCGGCATAGCCTCGAGGGCCGCGCGCTGATCATCGGCGTGGATCGCCTCGACTATTCCAAGGGGCTGCCCGAGCGGTTCCAGGCCTATGCACGCCTGCTCGAACGCTCACCGCAACTGCACCGCAAGGTCAGCTTCCTGCAGATCGCCCCGCCCTCGCGCGGCGGCGTGCCGGAATACCGCCAGATCCGCCGCGACCTCGAACGCAGCGCCGGCCACATCAACGGCATGTACGCCGCGCCCGACTGGGTGCCGATCCGCTACGTCAACAACTCATTCGCGCACGACCTGCTGAGCGGTTACTACCGCACGGCCCGGGTCGGCCTGGTCACGCCGCTGCGCGATGGCATGAACCTGGTGGCGAAGGAATACGTTGCCAGCCAGGATCCCAACGATCCCGGCGTGCTGGTGCTGTCCCGTTTCGCCGGCGCCGCGCAGGAACTGGGCAACGATGCGCTGCTGGTGAATCCGGCGGACACCGAGGAAGTGGCCGAAGCGCTGGGCATCGCCCTGACCATGCCGTTGCCCGAACGGCGAGCCCGCTGGCGTCGCATGATGGACGTGTTGGAGAAACAGGACGTCACCGCCTGGCGGAATGCGTTCCTGCAGCGACTGGCGCAGTAGCCGCGAGCAATGAAAAGCCCGCCTTCGAAGGCGGGCTTTTTCATGAAACCGGACGCTTGCGCTCAGGGCCCGTGCGTTGCGCGCGATGAGGCCGGTGCCGTCATGCTGGGCGTCGACGGTGCCGGGTTTGCTGCCGGGCTGGGCCGGTAGCCGCTGTCCCGCTGCATCGGCGGCTCTCGATGAGTGTCGCGTTGGAACGGCGTGTGGCCGTCCGGCCCGGCCAGCGCCCACATGCGACCTTCGATATCCACCCAATGCCAGTTGCCGGCGGGCACGGGCTGCGTGGAGACGGAGACGAAGCGCGCGTCGTAGTTGCCGTCGGAGCGCTTCGTTGCTTCAAGCTGCAAATTGAGGATGAACTGACTCGCCACCGCTCGGCCATGGGATTGGGCCGGTTTGGTGATCATCTCGCTGATGTTCTGCGAGAGCAGGCGGCTCATCTGCGGCGCGAGCGACATGGCAGGCGAGGCCGACGTGACCTTGCCGCTGGAATTGACCTGCACCAGCACGGGCAATACGCGTTGGGGGAACGGGGTCAACGAACCCGAGGACGTGGACGCCATCGCGGCGCCACCCATGACCGACAACGCACCGACGAGCATGACGACTTGACTGCGCTTCATGCGACTCTCCCTGATTGCGATGGACTGTGGCTTCCGGCACCGTCCTCCGACCCGCCCTCGCGATGCCGCCTCGCAATCTGCTCCCTTCGTCAGCCTCGCGTCAACTTTCTTCGCGCAGGCCGCATTCCGCCGATCAGGGCTGCAGCCAGATCAGGCTGGCGAAACGGCCGCTCTGGGCACCGTCCCGGCGATAGGAATAGAAGCGATCGTCGATGCGGGTGTCGAACCCGCCGCCATGGACGCTGCCGATGCCTGCGGCGAGCAGGCGGTGGCGGGCCAGCCCGGCCAGGTCGCACAGCCAATGCCCTGGGCGGGTGGCCGTGAAGAAGCGGGCGGCGCCGGGGTCCGTCGCCACGAAGGCATCGTGTACTTCCTCGCCCACCTCGTAACTGCCCGTGCCTATGCAGGGCCCGAGCCAGGCCATGGCCTGCTGCGGTGCCGAGGGTAGCGACAGGAGGGCGGCTTCCAGCACGCCGCCGGCCAGGCCACGCCATCCCGCATGAGCGGCAGCCACGCCGCTGCCATCAACCGAGCAGAACAGCACCGGCAGGCAATCGGCGGTCAGGATGGCCAGGGGTTCGCCAGCTTGGCGAGTGACCGAGGCGTCTGCCCTGGGTTCGTCGCCGACAGGCTTGGCGTCGACATCCGCCACGTCGGCGCCATGCACCTGCTGCAGCCAGTGGGGCGCCCGCGACAATCCCAGTGCCTGCTGCACGGCCAGGCGGTTGGCCTGGACAGTCTCGGGCGCATCTCCCGCGCGGGCGCCCAGGTTCAGCCGGCCGTAGGGGCCGGTGGATACGCCCGGCCCCTGCCGGGTGCTGACCGCGGCGCGCACGCGGGGCGGCGCCGGCCAATCGGGAATGATCCAGGCATCGGCCGCCGTCATCCGCTTACTGCCACTCGTCGAGGCCGGCCTGGGCCGTATCGGCGCGCAGGGCGTCAATCAGGGCCTGCTGGTCGGCCGGTCGCTCGGCGCTGAAGGACATCGGTTCGCCGGTGACCGGATGCTCGAAGGCTAGCCGCTCGGCATGCAGCGCCTGGCGCCGGAAGCCACGCAGGGTCGCGACCAGCTCCGGCGTGGCGCCCTTGGGCAGCCTCAGGCCGCCGCCATAGAGCGGATCGCCGACCAGCGGATGATTGATATGCGCCATGTGCACGCGGATCTGGTGCGTGCGGCCGGTCTCCAGGCTGCACTGGATCAGGCTGTGGGCCCGGAACCGTTCGCGCAGGCGGTAATGGGTGACGGCGCGCTTGCCGTCCTCCTCGTCGCGCACGGCCTGGCGCAGGCGGTCGCCCATGTGACGGCCGATCGGCGCATCCACCGTGCCGCCGGCCACCAGGGTGCCCAGCACGATGGCTTCGTACTGCCGCTCCACGTCGTGGCGGGACAACATATCCACCAGGCCCGTGTGGGCAGCCAGCGTCTTGGCCACCACCATCAGGCCCGAGGTGTCCTTGTCCAGCCGGTGCACGATGCCGCCGCGCGGCAGCTCGGCCAGCACGGGATCGTGGTGCAGCAAGGCGTTCAGCACCGTGCCGGCGCTATTGCCCGCGCCCGGATGAACCACCAGGCCGGCGGGCTTGTTCAGCACCAGCAGGTAGTCGTCCTCATGGACGATGTCCAAGGCGATGGCTTCGGGAGCCAGCTCCACCTCGGTTTCCAGCTCGGCCTCGAGCTGGACCTTCTCCCCGCCGCGCAACAACTGGCGTGGCGGCGCCTTGGCACCGTCCAACGTGACGGCACCGGCCTTGATCCACGCCGTGAGGCGGGACCGTGAATAGTCCGGGAACATCTCAGCCAAAGCCTGGTCGAACCTCCGACCTGCGGCCGACAGCGGCACCACGGCCTCGTGACGGATCGTCGTCATGGCCTGCCGCCCGGGCAACCGGTGGTTTCGGCTATCATCCCTTTTCGATCAAACATCTGAACCCTTATCCATGCGCGTAACCAAGCTGCCGGCTTTCAAAGTCTTTGTCGTGCTCGCCATTGCCCTGTCGATGAGCGCCTGCTCGATGTTCGGCCACAAGAAGGACACCAACGATACCCTTCCGGTGGACAAGCTTTACGCCAAGGCTCACGACTCGCTCGAGCACGCCGACTATTCGGCAGCCAGCAAAGCGTACCAGCGACTGATCGCGCGCTTTCCGTCCGGTGAGTACAACGAGCAGGCCCAGCTCGACCTGGCCTACTCCCAGTACAAGGACAACCAGCCGGACGACGCCTATTCCACGGTCAACCGCTTCATCAAGACGTATCCGACCCACAAGCATGTGGATTATGCCTATTACCTGCGCGGCCTGATCAATTTTGATCGCACCGGCGGCGCCATGGAGCGCATGCTGCAATCGGGCGAGCCGCAGACCCGTCGCGACCAGGGCTTCAACCTGAAGTCGTTCGACGACTTCTCGGAGCTGTCGCGCCGCTTCCCGGACAGCGCCTACACGGCCGATGCCCGCCAGCGCATGATCTACCTGCGCAACCTGCTGGCCCAGTTTGAGATCAACGTGGCCGAGTTCTACCTGCGCAACAAGGCCTATGTGGCCTCCGCGAACCGCGCGCAGTACGTGATCGAGCACTACCAGCAGGCACCGCAGACCGGCGATGCGCTGGCCATCCTGACCCGAAGCTACCTGTCGATGGACCAGAAGGGCCTGGCCGACCAGACCCGCCAGGTGCTGGCCGCGAACTACCCGAACCATCCGTACCTGACCGATCCGAAGTGGCCGCATTCGCCGTCGCTGATCCGCAAGATGATTCCGTTCTCGGGCCACCATTGATCGAACGCTCGGGTCGACGGAATGCATGAAAAAAGCCGGTGGGAAACCACCGGCTTTTTCTTTGCCTCGCCGTGGCTTTTGTAGGAGCGCACCCAGTGCGCGAAAAGCCAACGAAGCGCTGATGCCACAACGCATCCACCTGGGTGACGCCGAAGCGAACTCGCCTCGACGCGCGCTCATCGCGCACTGGGTGCGCTCCTACAACGGAAGCGTGCCGCTTATTTCCAACCCGACGTGATCGGATACCGACGCTCACGCCCGAACGCCCGCGTCGTCACGCGCGGGCCCGGTGCCGCCTGGCGCCGCTTGAACTCGTTGAGCAGCACCAGACGCACCACGCGGCGCACGGTATCGGCATGGAAACCATGCGCGGCGATTTCCGCCTGCGATTCCTCGCCCTCGATGAAGCGCGCGAGGATGGCATCCAGCTCGTCGTAAGGCGGCAGCGAATCCTGGTCGGTCTGGTTGTCGCGCAGTTCGGCCGAGGGCGGGCGATCGATCACCGCGGAAGGAATCGCCTCCGGTTCGCCCATGCGCGCCGCATGCGCATTGCGCCAGCGCGACAGACGATAGACGGCCGTCTTGTAGACGTCCTTGAGCGGCGCGTACGCACCGCACATGTCGCCGTAAAGCGTGGCATAGCCCACCGCCATCTCGCTCTTGTTGCCGGTGGCGAGCAGCAGGCGGCCATGCTTGTTGGACAGTGCCATCAGTGTCACGCCGCGCGTGCGCGACTGCAGGTTTTCCTCGGTGGTGTCCGCCGCCTTGCCGGCGAAAGCCGGTGCGAGCGCGCCGAGGAAGGCGTCCACCATCGGCTCGATATTGATGATGTGGTAATCCACGCCCAGCTGCACCGCTTGCGCGCGCGCGCCATCCAGCGAGAGCTGCGAGGTGTAGCGCGTGGGCATCATCACCGCGGTCACGCGCCCGGCACCCAGCGCATCGACCGCCAGCGCCAGCGTCAGCGCGGAATCGATGCCGCCGGACAGTCCGAGCAGCACGCCTGAAAAACCGTTCTTGTCGATGTAGTCGCGGACGCCGCGCACCAGCGCTGCATACAGCGTGGCTTCCGACGAGTTGTCTTCGACAGCAGGCCAGCCGTCCGCGTAAAGCGTGCGTGTCGCGCGGTCGAAATCCACCCACAGCATCGCGTCGACGAAGTTCGGCGCGCGCGCTGCCACGGTGCCGTCGCCGTTCACCAGCAGCGAACCGCCGTCGTACACCACTTCATCCTGGCCGCCGATCATGTTGAGGTAGGCGATCGCGCAGCCGGTTTCCAGCGCACGCTCCTTCAGCACACGCTCGCGTTCGGATTGCTTGGCATCGTCCCAGGGTGAGGCATTGATCACCACGATCAGCTCGGCTCCGGCTGCCGCGGCCTTGGCGGCGGGCTCGGCCTCCCAGATGTCTTCGCAGATCAGCAGGCCGACCGGCACGCCATCGATCGACGCCACGGCACTGTCGCTGCCGGGGCGGAAATAGCGCTTGTCGTCGAACACGCCGTAGTTGGGCAATGCCTGCTTGTGCGTGGTGAGCTCAATGCGTCCGCCGCGCAGCAGGCTGGCGGCGTTGTAGACCTCGCCCTCGCTATGCGGATGACCCACCAGCGCGGCCACGCCATTGGTGGCGCCGGCCAGCGCGTTGAGCTCGCATTGGCAGGCCGCCAGGAAACTCGGGCGCAGCAGCAGATCTTCCGGCGGATAGCCGCTCAGCGTGAGCTCGGGAAACGCGACCAGCGATGCACCGCCCTCCCGCGCCTGCGCCATGAGGTCGCCGACCTTGGCGGCGTTGGCCGCGACGGCACCAACCGGAAAATCGAACTGCGCTAGCGCGAAACGTAGGGACGACATGCCGTGGGGGATCCTGGCGATGGGGCCTGAAATGATACCCGAGCCCCGGTGAGGCATCGGCCAAATCATGCCCCTGCCCACTCCAACCAAGCGCCGTCCGCTGTTCAGGCCATGGGCTGGAACAGCAGCACCGCGGCCAGGGTCAGCATGAAGGCCGCCACCAGCACATCGAAGACGCGCCACGCGAACGGGCTGCGGAAGATGGGCAACAGCACGCGCGCCCCATAGCCCAGCGACAGGAACCATACCGCGCTGGCCGTCGACGCCCCCGCGGCGAACAGCCAGCGGCCCTGGCCGAAGTAATGGGTGGAAAGGCTTCCGAGCAGCACGACGGTGTCGAGGTAGACATGCGGGTTCAGCAGCGTAAAACCCAGGCAGGCCAGTACAACGCGGCCGCGGCTCCCCGCGCCATGTCCCGCCGGCTGCAGGCCACTTTCACCCTGCCATGCGCGGCGCAACGCAAACAGGCCATAGGCCGCGAGGAACGTCGCTCCTGCGTAGCGCAGCCATTGCAGCAGTCCGGGATGCTGCTGCACGGCCAGCCCCATCCCGGCCACGCCAAGCAGGATCAGGCTGATATCGGCCAGGACGCATACGAGCACGACCGAACCGATATCCGTGCGCTGCAAGCCCTGTCGCAGGACGAAAGCGTTCTGCGCGCCAATCGCGATGATCAGGCCCGCGCCCGCGGCGAGGCCGGCCAGGTAAGCCGTGAAGGACATGGGAAAGACCCTGAGGAAAGGCGGTCACTTTCGCGCAAGCGATGGATTCAGTAAAACTAAACTTGTTGATGATGATTAAGAAATTCTAATGAATCCCGGTGGGAGCGCGCGAGTTCGCGGCGTAGAGGCCATGACCAAGGCCGCGGTCGCGCAGTGGGTGCGCTCCTACAGTAAAAAGCCGGTGCGAGGCCATGCCATGAGCCTGCTCAACCCCCAACTTGCCGCTTTCGCGGCCGTGCTCGACGAAGGCAGCTTCGACGCCGCAGCCCAGCGCCTGTCCTTGACGCCGTCGGCCGTTTCCCAACGGATCAAGGCGCTTGAAGATCGCCTTGGCCAGGTGCTTATCCTGCGCCGCAGCCCCTGCGAAGCCACGCCGGCGGGCAAGCGCCTGCTGCGCAGCGTGCAGCAGCTGCGCCTGCTGGAAGCGGAAACGCTGCAGGCATTCCACGTGGATGCCGACGATGCCGGCGCTGCCCTGGCCTCCCTGGCCGTCAACGCGGATTCGCTGGCCACGTGGTTTCTCGCGGCGCTCGCCGATCTGCACGAGCAACACCAGCTTCTGTTCGACGTACGGGTCGAAGACCAGGACCACTCCACCGATCTCCTGCGCGACGGCTCGGTGCTCGGCGCCATCACCGCCATCGCACAACCCGTGCAGGGCTGCGTGGTGAAGAAACTGGGCGTGATGCGTTATCTGCCGATCGCGTCGCCTGCGTTCGTGAAGCGCCATTTTCCGCGCGGCGTCGATGCCGCTTCGCTGGCGAAAGCACCCATGCTCGTGTTCAACCGCAAGGACGAACTGCAGTGGCGCTTCATCCACAGCGTGACACGCGCACGCCTCGCGCCGCCCATGCACTACCTGCCCTCCTCCACCGCGTTCGTCGAAGGCGCGGCGTTGGGTCTTGGCTGGGCCATGGCGCCCGAGTCGATGCTGGAAAAGCCGTTCGCGGAGGGAACCCTCCAATCCATCGCACCCAAGCGCTGGCTCGACGTGCCGTTGTATTGGCAGCACTGGGCGATTCGTTCCGAGACACTGTCATGGGTGACCGCCGCATTGTTGCAGGCTGCCAGGCAAGGCCTACGTTGACGGATACGCTTCGTCATCTCCCTGTAGGAGCGCACCCAGTGCGCGACCGCAGAGCGTGGAATCGCCAAAGGACGAGTCGGGCATCTCAAGCCGGCAAGGTGCAAAGAGAGATATCGCTAGTGTGCAAACCTGGAGCACTGCGAACTCTCAGTTATCCCGTTTGCTGCAAGGTTGATCGCGCACTGGGTGCGCTCCTACAAAAAAGCAGACGGCGCCACGGCAACAAAAAGGGCCGCATCGCTGCGGCCCTTTTCGTATCGGTCGAAGAGACCCGAAAGACTTACTTCTTCATCAGACCGGCGAGGGTCTTGCCGAGGTCGGCCGGGGACTTCACCGTGGTGACGCCCGCCTTCTCCAGCGCGGCGAACTTCGCCGCCGCCGTGCCCTTGCCACCCGAGATGATGGCGCCGGCATGGCCCATGCGCTTGCCCGGAGGGGCCGAGGCGCCTGCGATGAACGACACCACCGGCTTCTTGACGTACTCGCCGATGAATTCGGCGGCGTCTTCTTCAGCCGAGCCGCCGATTTCGCCGACCATGATGATGCCTTCGGTCTGCGGATCGTCCTGGAACATCTTCAGGCAGTCGATGAAGCTCAGGCCGTTGATCGGGTCGCCGCCGATGCCGATCACGGTGGACTGGCCCAGGCCTTCGTTGGTGGTCTGGAACACCGATTCGTACGTCAGCGTGCCCGAACGCGACACGATGCCGACCTTGCCCGGCATGTGGATGTGGCCCGGCATGATGCCGATCTTGCACTCGCCCGGGGTGATGATGCCGGGGCAGTTCGGCCCGATCAGCACGGTTTCCGGATGCTGGGCCAGCACGTTCTTCACGCGCAGCATGTCGAGCACCGGGATGCCCTCGGTGATCGCCACGATGACCTTGATGCCGGCATCGATGGCTTCGAGGATCGAGTCGGCCGCGAACGGCGGCGGCACGAAGATGACGGACGCGTCGGCGCCGGTTTCATCGACGGCTTCGACGACCGAGTTGAAGACCGGCAGGCCGATGTGCTCGCTGCCGCCCTTGCCCGGGGTCACGCCACCGACGACCTTGGTGCCGTAGTCCAGCGCCTGCTGCGCGTGGAAGGTGCCCTGCTGGCCAGTGAAGCCCTGCACGAGGACCTTGGTGTTCTTGTTGACGAGAACGCTCATGGTTCAGTTGCTCCTCAGGCCTTGGCCGCAGCCACGGCTTTCTGCGCCGCATCGTTGAGATCGTCGGCCGGCGTGATCGCCAGGCCGGAGTTGGCCAGCAGTTCGCGGCCCAGCTCCACATTGGTGCCCTGCAGGCGCACCACGACGGGGATCTTCAGACCCACTTCCTTCACGGCCGCGATGATGCCTTCGGCGATCAGGTCGCAACGCACGATGCCGCCGAAGATGTTGACCAGGATGGCCTTCACCTTGTCGGAGGACAGGATGAGCTTGAACGCCTCGGTGACGCGCTCCTTGGTGGCGCCGCCGCCGACGTCGAGGAAGTTGGCCGGCTCGCCGCCTGCCAGCTGGATGACGTCCATGGTGGCCATGGCCAGGCCTGCGCCGTTGACCATGCAGCCGATGGAGCCGTCCATCGTCACGTAGTTGAGGTTGTGCTGCACGGCGGCCGCTTCAGCCTGGTCTTCCTGGGACAGGTCGCGCATGGCGGCCAGGTCCGGATGACGGAACTCGGCGTTGTCGTCGGAGTTGACCTTGCCGTCGAGCGCGGCGAGGTTGCCGTCCTCGAGGATGGCGAGCGGGTTCAGCTCGACCAGGGACAGGTCCTTCTCGTTGAACAGCTTGTACAGGCCCAGCATGATCTTGGTCAGCTGGCCGACCTGCTTCGCATTGAGGTCCATGGCGAAGCCGAGCTGGCGGCACTGGTACGGCTGCAGGCCTTCCACGAAGTCCACCACGATGGTGTGGATGTCTTCCGGGGTGTCCTTGGCGACCTGCTCGATGTCCACGCCGCCGTGCTTGGACGCGATGAACGAGATCGACTTGGAATCACGGTCCGTCAGGATCGACAGGTACAGTTCCTTGGCGATGTTGGTCGCGTCGGTGACCAGCACCAGATTTACCGGCAGCGCGCGGCCGGCGGACTGGTAGGTTTCCATGTTGGTGCCCAGCATGCCCTTGGCAGCTGCGCGCACGTCATCGAGGCTCTTGCAGAACTTCACGCCGCCGGCTTTGCCGCGGCCGCCTGCATG is part of the Dyella jiangningensis genome and harbors:
- the pgeF gene encoding peptidoglycan editing factor PgeF; this encodes MTAADAWIIPDWPAPPRVRAAVSTRQGPGVSTGPYGRLNLGARAGDAPETVQANRLAVQQALGLSRAPHWLQQVHGADVADVDAKPVGDEPRADASVTRQAGEPLAILTADCLPVLFCSVDGSGVAAAHAGWRGLAGGVLEAALLSLPSAPQQAMAWLGPCIGTGSYEVGEEVHDAFVATDPGAARFFTATRPGHWLCDLAGLARHRLLAAGIGSVHGGGFDTRIDDRFYSYRRDGAQSGRFASLIWLQP
- the rluD gene encoding 23S rRNA pseudouridine(1911/1915/1917) synthase RluD, which produces MTTIRHEAVVPLSAAGRRFDQALAEMFPDYSRSRLTAWIKAGAVTLDGAKAPPRQLLRGGEKVQLEAELETEVELAPEAIALDIVHEDDYLLVLNKPAGLVVHPGAGNSAGTVLNALLHHDPVLAELPRGGIVHRLDKDTSGLMVVAKTLAAHTGLVDMLSRHDVERQYEAIVLGTLVAGGTVDAPIGRHMGDRLRQAVRDEEDGKRAVTHYRLRERFRAHSLIQCSLETGRTHQIRVHMAHINHPLVGDPLYGGGLRLPKGATPELVATLRGFRRQALHAERLAFEHPVTGEPMSFSAERPADQQALIDALRADTAQAGLDEWQ
- the otsB gene encoding trehalose-phosphatase; its protein translation is MFLDVDGTLLDFANHPDQVVVDTRLRELIEDLHAALDGALALVSGRSLDDLDDLFGHPPWAMAGLHGLELRGADGRYRGVHIGPARRMRVRDIASAIASSLPGVMLEDKGMAVALHCRAAPWQFDALRESVEATLPALAGYEMQPGNEVIELKPEGMDKGKAVATLLTARPFHGRQPVYLGDDLTDEHGFATTNLESGLSVRVGYREPSLARYALPEPAAARAWLFRVLHALKHGALSHAHSSGGIA
- the otsA gene encoding alpha,alpha-trehalose-phosphate synthase (UDP-forming) produces the protein MVGRSSGGQGRLIVVSNRVALPDQTATGGLASAMRAALQERGGLWFGWSGKVARQTGGEVHRIKDGIVEYATIDLSRADHDDFYNGFANRTLWPLLHYRPDLVDYDRKHLAGYLRVNNLFAEELMSLIGPHDLVWINDFHLIPLAAMLRERGIRNRIGFFLHTPLPAAGLLIALPRHRELLETLASYDLVGLHTPRDRRALEEYFLHEVGATMRRDGRLQTPGGRMFRAEVFPIGIDTREVADSASHANEHEEIHQLRHSLEGRALIIGVDRLDYSKGLPERFQAYARLLERSPQLHRKVSFLQIAPPSRGGVPEYRQIRRDLERSAGHINGMYAAPDWVPIRYVNNSFAHDLLSGYYRTARVGLVTPLRDGMNLVAKEYVASQDPNDPGVLVLSRFAGAAQELGNDALLVNPADTEEVAEALGIALTMPLPERRARWRRMMDVLEKQDVTAWRNAFLQRLAQ
- a CDS encoding outer membrane protein assembly factor BamD, encoding MRVTKLPAFKVFVVLAIALSMSACSMFGHKKDTNDTLPVDKLYAKAHDSLEHADYSAASKAYQRLIARFPSGEYNEQAQLDLAYSQYKDNQPDDAYSTVNRFIKTYPTHKHVDYAYYLRGLINFDRTGGAMERMLQSGEPQTRRDQGFNLKSFDDFSELSRRFPDSAYTADARQRMIYLRNLLAQFEINVAEFYLRNKAYVASANRAQYVIEHYQQAPQTGDALAILTRSYLSMDQKGLADQTRQVLAANYPNHPYLTDPKWPHSPSLIRKMIPFSGHH
- a CDS encoding glycoside hydrolase family 15 protein produces the protein MPIPQEESPESPGTQSSLALGVIGNGSVAALIDGKGRIVWCCLPRFDGDASFCALLSPRCEGGDWTIQLEDFERAEQHYMVNTAVLVTRLYDRQGAGVEIVDYMPRFRSRGRFYHPVMIARRVRPIGGAPRIRVLLRPLCDYGANRPQTTSGSNHIRFLLSGVVQRLTSDVASPMIERGLPFILEKPAHFVFGPDETLMHSAADFIHHTLERTLAYWREWVRNLSVPYEWQEAVIRAAITLKLCQYEATGAIVAALTTSIPESANSQRNWDYRFCWLRDAAFTVRALNRLGATRSMEEYIRYVFNLVAADGEREIGPVFGITFEHELTETQVDSLAGYRNMGPVRVGNDAWRQRQNDVYGSVVLASAQTFFDRRLEHPGDELTFRRLERMGQMALRMAEEPDAGLWEFRGRTAVHTYSAAMCWAACDRLAHMATELGLDDPARYWHNEAVALHERIMKRAWNEKLGTFVDAYDGEHLDASLLLLADIGFIEAMDQRFIATVDAIGEALGRGDYLFRYIAPDDFGAPETSFNICTFWYIEALAATGRKERARTMFEHMLTQRNPLGLLSEDIAPSSGEHWGNFPQTYSMVGLIQAAMRLSRRWEDAL